The following are from one region of the Eubacterium sp. MSJ-33 genome:
- a CDS encoding VirD4-like conjugal transfer protein, CD1115 family has product MEAGNRILAKGVSVSNDMHRTRLNNNDVIIGASGSGKSTGYVIPNIRQNSDSMIIADAKNSLYRNLHRGLEAKGYTVRVLDFVNPQKSCPYNPLAYIRSNPKTGKWKEQDIMSIAGMMIPTRCKRDPFWEESARMVLASLIAFVKEALPVEEQNMVSVTRLSKMLNDTEMIEAMFIHLEEEEPDSFAVRKFKSYREVMFTSKKTWCCILQYLNKALALYDFAEISTLYGKTTTLKLEELGQRKIALFVNVSDTDRTFDVLVNAFYTQVFRSLCAEADRNSDGRLQVPVRIILDDFATNVVIPDFEKTVSVIRSRNLSVSIILQSISQLETLYTKPQAVTILNGCDHMVYLGGQDISTAEYISTKANQPVENVLNMELHDAYIFERGAKPRKVEKMAVY; this is encoded by the coding sequence CGGGAAAAGTACCGGGTATGTCATTCCGAACATCAGACAAAACAGCGACAGTATGATAATAGCTGATGCTAAGAACAGTCTGTATCGGAATCTGCACAGGGGACTGGAAGCAAAAGGCTATACAGTCAGGGTGTTGGACTTTGTAAATCCTCAAAAATCCTGCCCCTACAATCCCCTTGCTTATATCAGAAGCAACCCTAAGACAGGGAAATGGAAGGAGCAGGATATTATGAGTATAGCGGGCATGATGATTCCGACAAGATGCAAGCGTGACCCGTTCTGGGAAGAATCTGCAAGAATGGTACTGGCAAGCCTGATTGCATTTGTAAAGGAGGCACTTCCGGTAGAAGAGCAGAATATGGTAAGTGTCACAAGACTTTCTAAAATGTTAAACGATACCGAGATGATAGAGGCGATGTTTATTCATTTGGAGGAGGAAGAACCGGACAGTTTTGCAGTCAGAAAGTTCAAATCCTACAGAGAGGTTATGTTTACATCGAAGAAAACATGGTGCTGCATTTTACAGTATTTGAATAAGGCTTTAGCCCTGTATGATTTTGCGGAAATAAGCACCCTATATGGGAAAACTACCACGTTAAAGTTGGAAGAACTTGGTCAGAGAAAGATAGCTCTGTTTGTCAATGTCAGTGATACAGACCGGACATTTGATGTGCTGGTAAATGCCTTTTACACACAGGTGTTCCGGTCTCTGTGTGCGGAGGCAGACAGGAATTCGGATGGAAGGTTACAGGTGCCTGTCCGAATCATTCTGGACGATTTTGCAACGAATGTTGTAATACCGGATTTTGAAAAGACCGTTTCGGTTATCCGTTCCAGAAACCTGTCTGTCAGTATTATTTTGCAGAGCATCAGCCAGTTGGAAACACTATATACGAAGCCACAGGCAGTTACCATATTAAATGGTTGCGACCACATGGTATATCTTGGCGGTCAGGATATCAGCACCGCAGAGTATATCAGCACCAAGGCAAATCAGCCAGTTGAGAATGTCTTAAACATGGAGCTTCATGATGCTTATATATTTGAAAGAGGAGCCAAACCAAGAAAGGTTGAAAAGATGGCAGTTTATTAA
- a CDS encoding recombinase family protein gives MDELFCSRKNKKCVIYIRVSSERQVQGYSLEGQKRYLKEWAEFEGMTVLNIYVEPGKSGKSISGREVFQRMLDDIATKSVDADFVVVFKLSRFGRNAKDILNSLTFIQRYGVNLICKEDGLDSSTSMGKMMITILGAVAEMERENILTQTYLGRTEKAKQGGWNGGFAPYGYELVDGRLERKEEEAAIVELIFDKFVNGSMGYSTIAGYLNKQGIPKMPSRNSHGRTFMDWNSEQIKRMLDNPVYTGRVAFGRTRLQKVEGTENEYRRVKTDDFILSDEIAHEPIISEELFEQARVKRNSTSSTGYPSVGRSSKHLLSGILKCPMCGSAMYSDTVVWTNKNGERRVRRKYQCGHYAKAKNGQCKKNTILADWIEKEVIQYTKLLVNNEQFAEDVKKQIGQKMDVSEIDAEIEGYKKSLKKLERSKANLEHDIDNIVADDKNAARKRNDMNKRLDKIYEEIYSIEDQIEGCEMKKASVEQDALTQENVYKLLLVFDKFFDKMNKEDQRRLIETMISAVYLHPKETWKDGGNPIKEIKYTFLASNDAMETLREKSPSVETVVLLSQQKPDDVIEVEIELDELDLTSAESKATYAEIKEYVLKEHGLKVPNLYISQVKRKCGIEVGENYNLPKSEDSRQPQCPEEKEKAIRDALEHFGMI, from the coding sequence ATGGATGAATTGTTTTGCAGCCGTAAGAATAAGAAGTGCGTAATATACATCCGTGTAAGTTCAGAACGACAGGTGCAGGGCTACAGTCTGGAAGGACAGAAACGGTACCTGAAAGAATGGGCTGAGTTTGAAGGAATGACGGTATTAAATATCTATGTTGAACCGGGCAAAAGTGGAAAATCAATATCCGGGCGAGAAGTGTTTCAACGAATGTTAGATGATATAGCAACAAAAAGTGTGGATGCGGATTTTGTTGTTGTGTTTAAATTATCGAGATTTGGACGAAATGCAAAGGATATTTTAAATTCCCTGACATTTATCCAAAGGTATGGAGTGAATCTGATTTGTAAGGAGGATGGGTTGGATTCCAGCACTTCCATGGGTAAAATGATGATAACTATTTTAGGTGCTGTCGCTGAGATGGAAAGGGAAAATATTCTTACCCAGACTTATCTTGGCAGAACTGAAAAGGCTAAACAGGGTGGATGGAACGGAGGCTTTGCACCTTACGGATATGAGCTTGTAGATGGAAGGCTGGAACGGAAGGAAGAAGAAGCAGCTATTGTTGAACTTATCTTTGATAAATTTGTAAATGGCAGCATGGGATATTCTACAATAGCGGGATATCTAAACAAGCAGGGAATACCCAAAATGCCATCAAGAAATTCACATGGAAGGACCTTTATGGATTGGAATTCAGAACAAATCAAGCGAATGTTGGATAATCCGGTCTATACCGGCAGGGTTGCATTTGGGCGTACCCGATTACAGAAGGTAGAAGGAACAGAGAACGAATACCGCAGGGTAAAAACGGATGATTTTATTTTGAGTGATGAAATAGCACATGAGCCGATTATAAGTGAGGAGTTATTTGAGCAGGCGAGAGTAAAACGTAACTCCACTTCATCTACAGGATATCCATCAGTTGGAAGGAGTAGTAAACATCTGCTATCGGGTATATTAAAATGTCCGATGTGTGGGTCTGCCATGTACTCAGATACTGTCGTTTGGACAAATAAGAATGGCGAACGCAGGGTACGTCGTAAATATCAGTGCGGGCATTATGCAAAGGCAAAGAATGGTCAGTGTAAGAAGAATACGATATTAGCAGACTGGATAGAGAAAGAGGTTATACAATACACAAAGCTGCTGGTTAATAATGAACAGTTTGCAGAGGATGTGAAAAAGCAAATCGGTCAGAAGATGGATGTGTCAGAAATTGATGCAGAGATTGAAGGCTATAAAAAAAGCTTGAAGAAGCTGGAACGCAGCAAAGCAAATCTTGAACATGACATTGATAATATCGTTGCTGACGATAAAAATGCGGCTCGTAAAAGAAATGATATGAACAAGCGTCTTGATAAAATCTATGAAGAAATTTATAGCATTGAAGACCAGATAGAGGGATGCGAGATGAAAAAAGCATCTGTTGAACAGGATGCCCTGACACAGGAGAATGTTTATAAATTACTGTTGGTTTTCGATAAGTTCTTTGATAAAATGAATAAAGAAGACCAGCGTAGATTGATAGAAACAATGATATCAGCGGTATATTTACATCCAAAGGAAACGTGGAAAGATGGCGGTAATCCAATCAAAGAGATTAAGTATACATTTTTGGCAAGTAATGATGCCATGGAAACTTTGAGGGAAAAGTCCCCGTCCGTGGAGACGGTTGTTCTCTTGTCCCAACAAAAACCGGATGATGTAATTGAGGTTGAAATTGAATTAGATGAGCTGGATTTGACTTCGGCTGAGAGTAAGGCGACTTATGCGGAGATTAAGGAATATGTGCTGAAAGAGCACGGGTTGAAGGTGCCTAATCTGTATATTTCACAGGTAAAAAGGAAATGTGGAATAGAGGTTGGGGAGAATTATAACCTGCCTAAGTCTGAAGATAGCAGACAACCTCAGTGTCCGGAAGAAAAGGAAAAAGCGATAAGAGATGCGCTGGAGCATTTTGGGATGATTTAG